In Cyanobacteriota bacterium, one genomic interval encodes:
- the thrB gene encoding homoserine kinase, which translates to MADSIMVTVPATTANIGAGFDCLGAALTLTNQFTFTLMDSSLPELLAIEAIGLEASRVKTDAHNLVYRSFAKLFRHIGKPVPPVNIKIELGVPLSRGLGSSATAIVGGLVGANYLAGSPLRETELLHLAIAIEGHPDNVVPALLGGCRLAVATGETWVVCDVPWHESIVPIVAIPEFELSTSEARRALPSHYSRADAIFNAAHVGLLLRGLETGDKNWLRAALDDRIHQPYRKVLIPGFDAVYTAALDAGAYGLVISGAGPTLLALAPGSITATVESVLRTAWQTAGITVKTMTLDIEHQGTIAQALPKSASQPAM; encoded by the coding sequence ATGGCAGATTCTATTATGGTTACGGTTCCGGCCACGACGGCCAATATTGGGGCAGGGTTCGACTGTCTAGGGGCAGCATTGACTCTGACTAATCAATTTACATTTACCCTGATGGACTCATCGCTTCCAGAGTTATTAGCGATTGAAGCGATTGGTCTAGAGGCGAGTCGTGTAAAAACCGATGCCCATAACTTAGTCTATCGATCCTTTGCCAAACTATTTCGTCACATTGGCAAGCCTGTGCCGCCCGTCAATATCAAGATTGAGTTAGGGGTGCCGTTATCACGGGGGTTGGGCAGTTCGGCAACGGCGATCGTCGGTGGGCTGGTAGGTGCAAATTACTTAGCTGGTTCCCCTCTACGGGAGACCGAGCTTTTGCATTTAGCCATTGCTATCGAGGGGCATCCTGACAATGTAGTGCCTGCCCTGTTAGGTGGTTGTCGGCTGGCTGTGGCCACGGGTGAGACGTGGGTGGTCTGCGATGTGCCTTGGCATGAATCGATAGTCCCGATCGTTGCCATTCCTGAATTTGAGCTATCCACCTCAGAAGCCCGAAGAGCACTGCCATCCCACTACAGTCGGGCTGACGCAATTTTCAATGCTGCTCATGTAGGACTGTTGTTGCGGGGCCTAGAAACTGGTGATAAGAACTGGTTACGAGCTGCCCTTGACGATCGGATTCATCAACCCTATCGCAAAGTGCTAATCCCTGGATTTGATGCCGTTTATACTGCTGCTCTTGATGCTGGTGCCTATGGATTAGTCATTAGCGGAGCCGGGCCAACATTGCTAGCCCTAGCTCCTGGATCTATAACTGCAACTGTAGAATCAGTGCTGAGAACTGCTTGGCAAACAGCAGGTATAACTGTGAAGACAAT